A section of the Tenrec ecaudatus isolate mTenEca1 chromosome 10, mTenEca1.hap1, whole genome shotgun sequence genome encodes:
- the JPT1 gene encoding jupiter microtubule associated homolog 1 isoform X2: MASNIFGTSEESSPSWTKSTGAKSSGGSEDSEPSLPQTRSSAEPNSGDCFNLKGEGDIHENVDPDLSASLGPSEEKPVPAAPVPSPVAPAPVPSRRNPPGGKSSLVLG, translated from the exons ATGGCCTCCAACATCTTTGGGACATCTGAAGAAAGCTCCCCTTCCTGGACCAAGTCCACAG GTGCCAAGTCTAGTGGTGGCAGCGAAGACTCTGAGCCCTCGCTGCCCCAGACAAGGAGCTCTGCAGAACCAAACTCCGGAGACTGTTTCAACCTGAAG GGAGAAGGCGACATTCACG AAAATGTGGACCCAGACCTGTCCGCCAGCCTGGGCCCGAGCGAGGAGAAGCCCGTGCCTGCTGCCCCTGTGCCCAGCCCCGTCGCGCCGGCGCCCGTGCCGTCCAGGAGAAACCCACCCGGCGGCAAGTCCAGCCTGGTCCTGGGTTAA
- the JPT1 gene encoding jupiter microtubule associated homolog 1 isoform X1 — MTTTTTFKGVDPNSRSSSRVLRPPGGGSNFSLGFDEPAEPPVRRNKMASNIFGTSEESSPSWTKSTGAKSSGGSEDSEPSLPQTRSSAEPNSGDCFNLKGEGDIHENVDPDLSASLGPSEEKPVPAAPVPSPVAPAPVPSRRNPPGGKSSLVLG, encoded by the exons atgaccaccaccaccactttcaAGGGCGTCGATCCCAACAGCAGAAGCAGCTCTCG GGTTTTGCGGCCTCCAGGTGGCGGCTCCAATTTCTCACTAGGCTTTGACGAGCCAGCAGAACCACCTGTGCGGAGGAACAAAATGGCCTCCAACATCTTTGGGACATCTGAAGAAAGCTCCCCTTCCTGGACCAAGTCCACAG GTGCCAAGTCTAGTGGTGGCAGCGAAGACTCTGAGCCCTCGCTGCCCCAGACAAGGAGCTCTGCAGAACCAAACTCCGGAGACTGTTTCAACCTGAAG GGAGAAGGCGACATTCACG AAAATGTGGACCCAGACCTGTCCGCCAGCCTGGGCCCGAGCGAGGAGAAGCCCGTGCCTGCTGCCCCTGTGCCCAGCCCCGTCGCGCCGGCGCCCGTGCCGTCCAGGAGAAACCCACCCGGCGGCAAGTCCAGCCTGGTCCTGGGTTAA